TCTGATTAATCTGTAATTGTATATCGCACGCCTCCAAAATCAGACGTTGGATATGTGTATCCGGAATTTTGCTTTGTCCCATTCTGATGAGAAAGTTGTTGGACATTGTTAATGACATTATCTGATCCTTAGTAAGGAAATCTAAATCTCCACTTGTGactttttccttgaaacttttgatatCGAATTTGACACCCATGATCAGTCTTATATACGCTAATGGATTCTTAACAATGCTGTATAAATCAGGCCAAACAGATTCATATTTCCCCTTAACAAAGGCATTAAGAACGCTGAAGTTGGAAAATATTTTAGAAATCATGCCGTTAGCTTGCGATAAAAGATCCTGCTCGTTAGCTGATAATCTATTGTTTTCACCAACATCTTCGTGAAGTTCATCCAATCTTTTATCAAGTAGTATCGCCTTGTTTAGCAATGGACACATTTCTTTAATCGACTGCACCGTACCCAAGTCTGATAATGTGAGAAGGTCGTTTATTGTGTAACGAACAGTATGTGGTTGAGCCGACAAAGAATTGCTCTCAAAGTTACTCGACTCTTGATCATCTAATCCCTCCAGCTCTAAATCAGAAGTATCAGACAAATCATTCAAGAGGGCATCTGTGAGACTCATTTTTAATTCAATTCTGTGCTGTCAGATATGTACTGggttttttctttttcctcgTACAATTTCTAGTTGAAACTACTTGTGTGTTAAAACATGTCATCTTAAGTGAAAATTTATTGTCATCCATCCGTGCACCTTaaatttctctttcatgagtcagttttttttttttttcgtctttatccatttttcaataactttCAACTGCTATGTAATTCACTGTTAATCTTTTCGGAAGGATTCAAAAGCTTTAAAGGCAGCGGCATATTTCTGTTTACGTAGCTACCgttttcaatctttttaGGTCTTTGAGGCGTTTATGCTATTGTTTAGATTTCCATATAATAGAATCACTGCCTATCCACTGAAAACTTCGTATTTATTCCAAAGTTACACAAAAAGACAGAGATTGCTATTCCATACATCCATTTTAAAAATGTCTGAAGAAACACCTAAGGCTGCTCCTCAAGACCAAGCTGTACCTGTTCAAGGTGCATCAAAAGTCAAAACCGAAAAGGAGctaaagaaggaaaaggcaAAGGCTGAAAAAATGGCTAAATTCTTGGCTAAAAAGGCTAAACAAGAACAGCTTGCTCAAAATGCGGCGAAgaacaaggagaagaagaagaaagttgaaaaagagGCTGCACCAGAATTTGTAGATAAGACTGTTCCAGGtgagaagaagattttgGTCAGTTTGGAAGATCCTTCTTTCTCAGCCTACAATCCAAAGTCTGTTGAATCCTCGTGGAATGATTGGTGGGTCAAGGAAGGTTTCTTCAAGCCAGAATTCACCGAAGACGGTGAAATCAAACCAGAAGGTGTTTTCAGTATTCcagcaccaccaccaaATGTCACTGGTGCTTTGCATATTGGACATGCATTAACTGTTTCGATTCAAGATGCATTGATTAGATATTACAGAATGAAGGGTAAGACTACCTTGTTCTTACCTGGATTCGACCATGCAGGTATTGCAACTCAATCTGTTGTCGAGAAAACTGTTTATGCTAACGAAGGTAAGACCAGACATGACTATGGCAGAGAagaattcttgaaaaaaatctgGGAATGGAAGGAAATCTACCATGACAAGATTAAGTCGCAGTTCATCAACTTAGGTGCCTCATATGACTGGTCGAAGGAGGCTTTTACCATGGATCCGACCAGAACAGCGGCTGTCAACGATGCCTTCGTTAGACTATTCGAAGATGGTACAATTTACAGAGACTTAAGATTGGTCAACTGGTGTGTTAAATTAAACACTGCATTGTCTAACCTAGAAGTCGAGAATAAAACTGTTCCTGGTCACACTATGTTATCAGTTCCAGGGTATGATGAAAAGGTTGAATTTGGTGTTTTAACACATTTTGCTTACCCTGTAGTTGGTTCTGATGAAAAACTTATTGTTGCTACTACCCGTCCAGAGACGATCTTTGGTGATACTGGTGTTGCCGTCCACCCTGATGATGCAAGATACAAGCACTTACATGGTAAGTTTGTTCAGCACCCATTTTCCGACAGAAAGATCCCTATCATCACCGATTCAGAAGCTGTAGATATGGAATTCGGTACTGGTGCAGTCAAAATCACTCCAGGTCACGACAACAACGATTATCAAACTGGTAAGAGAGCAGGTTTAGAGTTTATTAACATTTTCACTGACGACGGTAAATTGAATGAGAATTGTGGTGAGTATGCTGGTTTGAAGAGATTCGATGCAAGAAAAgttgttgttcaaaaatTAGAAGAGAAGGGTTTATTAGTTGACCAGGAAGGTCATGAGATGACCTTACCAATCTGTTCAAGATCTGGTGACATTATTGAACCTTACCTAAAGCCACAATGGTGGGTGTCTCAGAAGGAAATGGCTCAAGCTGCTGCAGAAGCAGTTAAGAACGGTGACTTGAAGATTGCTCCTCAAACATCTGAAAACGAATTTTATAGATGGATGGAGAACATTCAAGATTGGTGTATTTCCAGACAATTATGGTGGGGTCACAGATGTCCTGTTTACTTTGTGAACATTGAAGGTGAAAATAGGGATCCAAATGACTCCAAAAATTGGGTTGCTGGAAGGACTTTGGAAGAAGCCCAAGAAAAAGCTAATGCACGTTTTGCAGGTAAGAAGTTTACTTTAGAGcaagatgaagatgtttTGGATACTTGGTTCTCTTCCGGTTTGTGGCCATTTTCTACCCTTGGTTACCCAgaaaaaacttttgatttctccaaattcTATCCAATGTCTATGTTGGAAACTGGTTGGGatattttattcttttggGTTGCAAGAATGGTCATGTTAGGTTTGAAGTTAACTGGCCAAGTTCCTTTTAAGGAAGTTTTCTGTCACTCTTTAGTCCGTGATGCCCAGGGTAGAAAGATGTCTAAATCTTTAGGAAATGTCATTGACCCATCAGATGTTATTTCTGGTATCACTTTAGAAAAATTACATGCGAAACTAACCCAAGGTAATTTGGATCCAAGAGAAATCGAAAAGGCAAAGGCGGGCCAAAAGGAGTCATACCCAGATGGTATCCCACAATGTGGTACCGATGCATTGAGATTCGCATTATGTGCTTACACTACTGGTGGTAGGGATATTAACTTGGACATCCTAAGAGTTGCAGGTTACAGGAAGTTCTGTAATAAAATTTTCCAAGCAACTAAATTTGCTCTGATGAGACTAGGTGAAGATTATCAACCGCCTGCCAAGGAAGGCTTGAGTGGTAAGGAATCATTGGTGGAGAGATGGATTTTGCATAAATTAACTAAGACAGCAGAAAAGGTCAATGCTTCTATCGAAGCGAGAGATTTCTATGAAACTACTCAAGCTATCTACAACTTTTGGTTGTATGATCTCTGTGATGTCTATATCGAAAACTCCAAGTTCTTGATCTTAGAAGGTACCGAAGAGCAAAAGAAGTCAGCAAGAGATACTTTGTACACCTGTATTGATGGTGCTCTTAGAATGATCCATCCTTTCATGCCTTTCATTTCTGAAGAAATGTGGCAAAGATTACCAAAGAGAGCAACCGAAACATCCAAAACTATTGTTAAGGCAGCTTACCCAATATACAGATCTGAATATGACAATGCAGATGCGGCAAGTGCTTACGAGTTAGTGTTAGAAATTACCAAGGGGGCTAGATCTTTGTTAGCTCAATACGGTATCACAAAGAACGGACAGGTTTTCATTGAATCTGCAAactcaaaatattttgaaattgcagaGTCACAAAAGGACTCTATTGTTTCTTTAATCAAAGCGGTTGAAAAGGTCAATGTTGTTTCCAAACCCGAGGAAATTCCTTCCGGATGTGTCTTATCTGCTGTTGTTCCAGAAGTCAATGTCCATCTTTTGGTTAAGGGTATGATTGACATCGATGCAGAGATCTCTAAATTTAACAAAAAGCTAGAGAAATCCAAGAACTCATTAACCAATCTCGAAAAGATTATGAGTTCTGCGGATTACGAATCTAAGGCATCTGATGCTGCGAAGGAAAAGAACAATCAATCTAAGGAGAAGACGCTTGCGGAGATTGAAGGTTTTGAGCAAACTATTGCTAACTTAGAGAAGCTTAAGTTATAGGCAATGGATTTGCTTgcatttcttttgttaatatttctatttttcttggccttttcatttttgtatatttCTTTAGATTTTAtaaatttttccaattgatgaattatACTTTAAGAAACAAATTTTCGTAATATACATAAGATTATAACGATTTGGTTGCAGGAGAAAAACCGATCTAAAATTTCCATACATAGTCATCTGCGACGGAATGAAGGATCGTTTCCCTTACTGTATCATTCATTTTGTTGACATCATCAGAGATAGCATGAAGGGCAGCAAATATCTCCTTCTCGTTGGTTTTACCGAGAGAATCACTGTAGAGCAATTCACTTGCCTGGCCATCGATAATGGAAAAAACGCTAACATGGTGGGAAGTTGAAGCATCTAATTCATGTTTTTTCGGGCGAATAATTAAGGAATCATCTCTGCATGCACAGAATGAGCTTAAAAAACTGGCCTTGAGTGATATTCCTGCACTCAATAAAGCCAGGTAAAGAGAATTTACAGCACCGGCCAATTCCATGCAAGTAAACTGTTCACGTTCACCCGTTTCCAATACTTGAAcaacaatttgaatttctttaCTGGGGTACTCTTCCATGTTAATCATTGGAgaaataattttttctAGCTTCTGCTCCATGTAGGCTTCTCTTGTTGTTGGCACACCGGTTGCTGGTCTAACTGAAAGGCTTAAGTGGGCTTTTGTTGGCTGCTCGTTACGTGGCCTCGACACCTCAATAGGGCCTGTAACTGAGCAAATCACACGGGTTGAAGAAAACTCAAATGTTGCAGAACCATCGACTTCCTTTAGTATGTGTTGTGTTGCGCTGACTGTCATTATTAATAAACTGTATGTTTGACATCGAGCTATTAGGAGGAAATGAAACTCAATCTTGAATTGATTAAGTTCATGAAAATTTGAGCACTTTAAAAAATTTCCTCTTTTGGAgataaatttttcagattttttttctccaactgTATTTTAcgtctatttttttttgtaccATAAGCTTACAACTTTATATTTAGAGTACTAGCTTCTAATTTCCTTTCTGGGATAGACAAAACAAGGAGAACCATGATTCCTGATTTACAATGCATCCTTCCGTACCTGGAGGAAGAGTCATTGGCAGCTGTTTCCCTAACTTTGATCTTACAATTATTGGCAAATCCATCGATCATAAATGGTGCATCACAAGTTGATCAACAAACACTACTTGTTCGCATCAACTCTCTTCTCAAATCCAACCACAGTATAACCCGTTGGAAATCAACGAAGCTTTTGACAGTTTCAGTTACTCACCCagtattattattatctAGCCATACTGCAAATGCAATTACTGGTCTGGTGAAAATTCTGGAATCTAAATGTTTCCTTCAAAGTTATGAAAACCCAACAACAAGAGAGTTGATTACACTAAAAAGTACTGCTGAGTGCCTTGGATTTGTTCTCGATCAGATTAGAGGCAAACCTACTTTGACTAGAGAAGTTTTGACACCTAAGCTGCCTAATGTTATTGCAAGCTTAATTGAAGTAAATACTTTGATTCCTGATGTCACGCTACCTGTGTTATCTAAACTATTAATGCTTAACACAACTACATTTAGACCATTTGGGacaaagtttgaaaactCTTTAAGGAGCATCCTGAATGATGGCGAAAACTATACAAAATTAAACGACGAGTTAAAGTCCATGGTTATGAAGTCATTAGCGTTGGTTAGCTTTATTTTAGCAAGGGAAAAACAAGGGGAACTTTGGAGAGAGAATGTTAATATGGTAATCTTAGAGT
The window above is part of the Pichia kudriavzevii chromosome 1, complete sequence genome. Proteins encoded here:
- a CDS encoding uncharacterized protein (PKUD0A08040; similar to Saccharomyces cerevisiae YGR094W (VAS1); ancestral locus Anc_3.433); translated protein: MLLFRFPYNRITAYPLKTSYLFQSYTKRQRLLFHTSILKMSEETPKAAPQDQAVPVQGASKVKTEKELKKEKAKAEKMAKFLAKKAKQEQLAQNAAKNKEKKKKVEKEAAPEFVDKTVPGEKKILVSLEDPSFSAYNPKSVESSWNDWWVKEGFFKPEFTEDGEIKPEGVFSIPAPPPNVTGALHIGHALTVSIQDALIRYYRMKGKTTLFLPGFDHAGIATQSVVEKTVYANEGKTRHDYGREEFLKKIWEWKEIYHDKIKSQFINLGASYDWSKEAFTMDPTRTAAVNDAFVRLFEDGTIYRDLRLVNWCVKLNTALSNLEVENKTVPGHTMLSVPGYDEKVEFGVLTHFAYPVVGSDEKLIVATTRPETIFGDTGVAVHPDDARYKHLHGKFVQHPFSDRKIPIITDSEAVDMEFGTGAVKITPGHDNNDYQTGKRAGLEFINIFTDDGKLNENCGEYAGLKRFDARKVVVQKLEEKGLLVDQEGHEMTLPICSRSGDIIEPYLKPQWWVSQKEMAQAAAEAVKNGDLKIAPQTSENEFYRWMENIQDWCISRQLWWGHRCPVYFVNIEGENRDPNDSKNWVAGRTLEEAQEKANARFAGKKFTLEQDEDVLDTWFSSGLWPFSTLGYPEKTFDFSKFYPMSMLETGWDILFFWVARMVMLGLKLTGQVPFKEVFCHSLVRDAQGRKMSKSLGNVIDPSDVISGITLEKLHAKLTQGNLDPREIEKAKAGQKESYPDGIPQCGTDALRFALCAYTTGGRDINLDILRVAGYRKFCNKIFQATKFALMRLGEDYQPPAKEGLSGKESLVERWILHKLTKTAEKVNASIEARDFYETTQAIYNFWLYDLCDVYIENSKFLILEGTEEQKKSARDTLYTCIDGALRMIHPFMPFISEEMWQRLPKRATETSKTIVKAAYPIYRSEYDNADAASAYELVLEITKGARSLLAQYGITKNGQVFIESANSKYFEIAESQKDSIVSLIKAVEKVNVVSKPEEIPSGCVLSAVVPEVNVHLLVKGMIDIDAEISKFNKKLEKSKNSLTNLEKIMSSADYESKASDAAKEKNNQSKEKTLAEIEGFEQTIANLEKLKL
- a CDS encoding uncharacterized protein (PKUD0A08050; similar to Saccharomyces cerevisiae YGR095C (RRP46); ancestral locus Anc_3.434) yields the protein MTVSATQHILKEVDGSATFEFSSTRVICSVTGPIEVSRPRNEQPTKAHLSLSVRPATGVPTTREAYMEQKLEKIISPMINMEEYPSKEIQIVVQVLETGEREQFTCMELAGAVNSLYLALLSAGISLKASFLSSFCACRDDSLIIRPKKHELDASTSHHVSVFSIIDGQASELLYSDSLGKTNEKEIFAALHAISDDVNKMNDTVRETILHSVADDYVWKF